Part of the Thermoplasmata archaeon genome, GTAACATTGTCTGCAGGATCGCTTGGCATGATGCAGAGAATTTTTGAAGAATCTGTTAGATTTGCAAATAACAGAGAAAGTAATGGATTGTCGATCATAAATTATCAGTATATACAGAATTATATATCAGAGATATTAACTAATCTTGAAGCATCAAGGCTTCTTGTTTACAACACTGCAATGTTGATGGATATGAAAAAGCCTATAAGCATAGAAAGCACTGCTACAAAGCTTTTTGTAACTGAGGCATTGATGAAAAGTGTAGAAAATAGTCTTCATGTTTCTGGCGGATTTGGATACTTACGTGGTACTGTTATAGAAAGGTTTGCTAGAGACGCACATGCATCTACATTGGGACTCGGATCTTCTGAAGCAATGAAAATCATTCTCACGCATTTGATTAAGCAATCAAACGTAAAGAATAAAAACAAGTTTGCATAGAGAAAATAAACAATATAGAGACTGAAAGCTTATAACTCTCTTTTTATCAATTTTGATGCTTCAATGATATGCATTGTATCTGCACTAAACGAAAATCGGATATGATTCTCTCCATTTTTGCCAAACACAGAACCTGGTACAGTGCCTATTTTCTCTTTTTCAAGAATAGATCTTGAAAATTCCCATGAGTTTTTAATGCCTTTAGGATATCTCTTGATGCGTGCCCACAGATAAAATGTACCTTCGGGTAATATAGGATTAAAGTATCTTGAATTTTTTACAGCATCGTAAAGTATATCTCTCCGCTTTTGGTACTCTTTTCTCATCTTCTCAATCTCATCCTGTGAACTGCTTAAAGCTGCAAGTGCACCATACTGTACAATCGAAGCTACACCATTGACTGTGTATCTGAGCATTTTTCTTGCACGCTCTATCAGCTGATCGTGGTCCAAATAGATATATCCTATTCTCAAGCCACTCATAGCATAACTTTTTGACATTGAAAAAATTGAGATTGTGTCTGGATAAATTGAAGCCGGGCTAATATGTTTATTATTATCGAATATTATGTCTTCATATGCTTCATCGCTCACGATAAAACTGTTTTTTTCAGCCGCAAATCTGGCAATTTTTTTCAGTTCTTCAATCTTAAACACTTTGCCAGTAGGATTGTGAGGAGAACTGATGAATATAGCACGGATATTTTCAAGTTCTGAAATATTTTCCAAATCTTTATAGTGATCGATCGAGATGCTTATTGGCTTTCCGCCAGCAAGTTTTATTATTTCTCCAATATCAGACCACATAGGGTCTGGAACTATTACTTTGTCGCCTCTGGATAACAGAGATCTGAATATGATATAAAGCGCATTCGTACCCCCGCTCGTAACTAAGACATTGTCTGAAATTGCATTTTTTATCTTGTTCTTTTTTCTTAATTTAATTGAAATATATTCTCTAAGCTCTGGAATACCTGCAGACTCTGTATAATGGGTCTTGCCGGTAATCAAAGCCTCTTTAATAGCATTGCTTATATTATCTGAAACATTGAAAGATGGATCACCAGACTCTAATCTGTATACTTTTTTTCCTTCGCTCTGCAATTTTAACATCAAGTCTCTAATCTGGGCTATATCATTTACTGCAACGTTATCCAAAACATTTTTTTTAAGTTGGGCTTTTTCCATAAACAATAATGATTAACTCAAGTATATTAAAATTCTCTTTTGTTCTTGTGTACAAATGATTAAATATAATGTCTGGATTACGAAAAGAGATGGTTCTTAAAAAAGAATACAACAATAATATTGAAGAAATAAAACCAGAGCTATTCAAGATTCAGATTCCGTTACCAGATAGTCCTCTCAGATTCGTGAATTCTTATTTGATCAAGGGAGCTAAAAGATCATTGGTAATCGATACTGGCCTAAATCTAAAAGAATGTTATGAAGCAATGATTAAAGCCTTGGATGAGCTTGATGTAAAACTGGATAATACCGATTT contains:
- a CDS encoding pyridoxal phosphate-dependent aminotransferase, which produces MEKAQLKKNVLDNVAVNDIAQIRDLMLKLQSEGKKVYRLESGDPSFNVSDNISNAIKEALITGKTHYTESAGIPELREYISIKLRKKNKIKNAISDNVLVTSGGTNALYIIFRSLLSRGDKVIVPDPMWSDIGEIIKLAGGKPISISIDHYKDLENISELENIRAIFISSPHNPTGKVFKIEELKKIARFAAEKNSFIVSDEAYEDIIFDNNKHISPASIYPDTISIFSMSKSYAMSGLRIGYIYLDHDQLIERARKMLRYTVNGVASIVQYGALAALSSSQDEIEKMRKEYQKRRDILYDAVKNSRYFNPILPEGTFYLWARIKRYPKGIKNSWEFSRSILEKEKIGTVPGSVFGKNGENHIRFSFSADTMHIIEASKLIKREL